TTGCCGGAACAGCGGTTGGGTTGGGAGGGGCAATGGTCTTCGTATTCTACAAAGGCATCACTATCAAAATTTGGTCAGTTCATGTTAACCTCATAGACACGAAGAATAAAACCACTTCATCGTCGTCGCACCACCCCACCAATTATGCCTTGGGTGCAGTGTTAGCTTTCCTGGGCTGTACGTGTAATTCACTGTGGCTCATAATTcaggttaatttgagtgttgaTGATTCCGttgcttttcttcattttcttttccagtTTTTGAAGTGTGTGTTCATGAAAATAAAACTCAGGGAAAAATGACTAGAACATTCCCATGCCCCATGTCGGCCACAGCTTTGACATCGCTAATGGCAACAATTCAATCTGTGATTTATGCCCTTTGCGCGGAGAGGGATTGGAAGCAATGGCATTTGGGCTGGAATATTAGACTACTTGGAGTTGTTTATTCGGTAAGGGGCCTGTATCTCAAGTAATTAAGATTACGTTTACTGAAtcattattttaattatattagcAGCTGATTGGTACTGGTTGTGTGTGTTTGTGCGGTGTAGGGAATATTGATTTCAGGAATTGCGGTGACCTTGATGGCATGGTGTATAAACATGCGAGGGCCATTGTATGCAGCGAGTTTCTTTCCTGTCCTACTTGTACTCGTTGCCATACTTGCCTCATTGTTGCTGGAAGAGAACTTGTACCTGGGAAGGTACGTACGTATATATATGCACGTAATTCCTGTTCTTTTTGTGTTTAGGTAATTCAATTATTGTCGTACATGAAATTTGAATTCAGACTCATCCAACAAATGAAAAGTAAACTACTAGACCCAATGGTCACCAGTGCACTTTATATCCTTACATAAATTTGTTGAATTAAATTTATGGGTTTTGTCGTGGAAATGAATGACAGCATACTAGGAGCAGTGTTCATCATAGGTGGGTTATACCTATATTTGTGGGGTAAGAGCATCGAAATAAAGAGGATGAATCGGGTAGAACCACTTGAAACCCCCCGACCTTCAGAATTTCAGTCTATTGAAATCGTTACAACATCAACATCTGCTCCGGCCATTACCACCGGGAGTAATGACAACAACATCACAAGTAATAGCAGCAGAGGTTAGAAGTACCTACTTCAACACTCCTCAACTACTTATGGATTCATATATTCTGTTTGGTAAATTTGGAAACTAAACCTAAGGTATGTTTTATCTGTTTTACCCTCTCATTGACTACAAGAAAAACATCGCTCTTGAATCTTGATATACTGTTCTTTCTTCCTTAGCGTTTTATTAAACTATGTGCAGTTATTCTTATGCAGGATATAGACTATAAACCGAAATTGCAGTGGACGAACGTTCGAGGAAGGCCACAGCTATTTTTATTACATATCATGTACTctttcccaaaacaaaaaacaaaacttttgaTAATACACGTGATGATtcctttttatattattttctttctgaTTTGTGATTTCCTTATCATGatgttatatgtatatattcctATTATATGATGTTATGTGATAATTAAAATAACTATCATGATCCATTCTCAACCAATGTGTAAAACACTCTTAATTTCCAGTTAAccgaaagaaaacaatttgatCTTCTCACATGCAGCTTCCATTGGTGACATTTGGTAGAGCTTATTAACCACTCGAGCCAATTATACAATCAATTAGAAGAACCATATTAGTATGCTATCAGTACTCCGCCCATGAAAAAAAACCTTGTCCATATACAAGGTTGGAATTTTGAAAGCTTAGCTTGAATTCTACATCACTCTCCCAGCTTGCATCCTCATTAGGGTGATGTTTCCATTGAACTAAGAATTCAGTAACAGAAGTACGTATGACCATGTTAAATCAACTGGGGTCGCAGAATTGCAATGGGAGTGTCATGTATCAGTCCATCATCCATGATTACTGGAAGAGGAGAGGAAGGAGAGATACCAGAACCCAAATGCTTTCTTATATGCAACGTACTGAACTAATCAAAACTGCATTCGCACCTGAGCAGCCTCCAAATTTGATCTACGTTGAGATAAAACTCGAGCCCTGGCCGGAAAACTTCTGCCAACCAAATCTAATTTTGCAGTTCCAGATTCATAAGAAGAGACAAGAGGTGATTGACCAAAGACAACCTCAAAATGATTGAGCTTAGAAAGTGTAAATTGATGTAATATAGTCCAAGCCATGGCTAACCATTGAACCCAacgttttggttgatgaatgcAAAAAAACCTCAAATAAGTTTCCAAACCCCTATTGAATACCTCGGTTTAACCATCAGTCTAAGGATGGTAACGAGAACTCGTACAAATTTTTTACCCAGCAAATAAGTCTTTCCCAAGTATGTTTGGAGgactttcaaatttcaaagcaTTGTGGCAAAATGGAGAAGAAATGGATCACAAAATGTTAAATGAGAGGAAATAGAAAATGGACCACATGAACATTACAAAGGTATCTAAAGAGGacctggcttctctgccctcttacttcccatacactcttatcccctcctattttctgcagtcacggttaagttacgtcaatattttatattgatttttttatagagataataagataaaaaacaatattaatataaaatgttaacgtggtttaaccgtgaccgcacaaaataggaggggatgaaaatgtatgggaagtgggagggcagagaagccaaGTCCATCTAAAGAAGGATTTAGAATAACTCTTTACAAGTGGACAATTTGCCCGTATCCTCTCACATGCTTCTGTGTAATGCTTAAGTGGTGCATTTCTAATTTCTTTTATCTAACTTTTTGTAATCGATTTCTTCATCACTATCCTAAATCCTTGGAATTTCAAAGTTTGTCACAAAAATACCCATTtttgggagaaatttttagttgtgactgGAACACGAGTGGtaaccacgtgtttttatgtaaatggtgggaaattttattttttaagttattaactttttaacacacatatcctatCATTTATATAgcgacacgtgatgtaccactctATTTaacgatcacactgaaaaatctccattTTTGGGCTTTTGCATAGTGATGTTGACATGTGGCTCGATAGAAATTACCTCGGTCAATTACTTTGTATTGCCTATCCTTGTTTTTCTCTCCATCATAAATTAAATTGATGGCTCTACGTATTAGAAGGGAAAtcatttgttttgtaataaaatgAGCTCACATAGAAATAAATGTTTGTGAGCCAAGTTGTGAGAAACTCATTTTCTCTTTGTACGTTTGTTACTTCAATCAattaataaattgtgaattttctttatttatctGTTCCATTTGGTGCTTAGCACAACAATTGCTATCAGAGCCACAATGCTCATTCGTATCaaagttttttatttgaaacATGTTTGACGAAGATGGGTCATCAATCAGAATCAGAAGGTGCACATCTTTTGTTGGAGTCACACTTTGCATTTAGTAAAAACAACAATTCAAAATGCAAAGTTTGGAGTCGAAAAGTTCGATGGAACGAATAACTATGGTAAGTGACAGTGTAAGGTCAAAGATGTCTTGGCCAAACAAGATTTAGACATGACATTACAAGACAAGTCGAAGGCTATGGAAGAAGCTGAATGGAATAAGTTTAATTGGATAACCTACTCTACCATTTGTTTATGCCTTGCAAAACCTCAAGTATTTTGTCATGTGAGAAACGTCAGCTAAGTCATTATGCAGAAATTGGAGAACAAGTACATGACGAAGAGCATCGAAAATCGCCtccatatgaaaaaaaaaaaaaaaaaaaaaaaaaagttgtatcGGTTCCGGTACAAAGAAGGTATGAAATGAAACGAggtttttaatcattttcgtACCTTCTTTGTACTAGAATCAGtacaattgttttttttttttttcaaataaaggTGATTCTTGGTGCTATTCGTCATGTACTTGTTCTCCAATTTGTGCATAACAACTTAGTTAACGTTTCTCACATGACAAAGTACTTTCGAGGCTTTGCAAGACATAAATGAATGGTAGAGCAGACCATCCGATTCAACTTATTCCATTCAGCTCCTTCCATAGCCTTCGGCTTGTCTTCTAGCATCATGTCCATATCtcgttgagccaacacatctttgaccttACATTGCCACAAACCATAGCTATTTGTTCCATCGAACTTTTCAACTTCAAACTTTGCATTTTGAGTTGTCATTTTTGCCAAACGCGAAGCGTGTGACTCCAGCAAAGGATGTGCGCCTTCTTATTTTGATTGATCATCTCTTCGTCAAACAGGTTTCAAATAAAAACTTTGATATGAACGAGCCTTGT
Above is a window of Malus sylvestris chromosome 15, drMalSylv7.2, whole genome shotgun sequence DNA encoding:
- the LOC126601906 gene encoding WAT1-related protein At1g68170-like, which translates into the protein MESIAFASATYCVAITNLIPAITFLLAVCFRQEKLSLTSIPGMAKLAGTAVGLGGAMVFVFYKGITIKIWSVHVNLIDTKNKTTSSSSHHPTNYALGAVLAFLGCTCNSLWLIIQGKMTRTFPCPMSATALTSLMATIQSVIYALCAERDWKQWHLGWNIRLLGVVYSGILISGIAVTLMAWCINMRGPLYAASFFPVLLVLVAILASLLLEENLYLGSILGAVFIIGGLYLYLWGKSIEIKRMNRVEPLETPRPSEFQSIEIVTTSTSAPAITTGSNDNNITSNSSRG